The sequence below is a genomic window from Microbacterium sp. cx-55.
TCGCCGACGCGATCGCACGCGCCGCCGATCGCATCATCGCCGGTGAGTACGCCGATCAGTTCCCGATCGACGTCTACCAGACCGGCAGCGGCACCTCGACGAATATGAACATGAACGAGGTGCTCGCGACTCTCGCGACCGCCGACCTCGGCGACACGGTGCACCCGAACGACCACGTCAACGCATCGCAGTCCTCGAACGACGTTTTCCCGACCTCGGTGCACATCGCCGCGACGCAGGAGCTCATCGACGATCTGATCCCGGCACTCGACCACCTCGCGGTCGCCCTCGAAGCGAAGGCCGAGCTCTGGAAGGATGCGGTCAAGTCCGGTCGCACGCACCTGATGGACGCGACCCCGGTCACCCTCGGGCAGGAGTTCGGCGGCTACGCACGGCAGATCCGACTCGGCATCGAGCGCGTGCAGTCCGTCCTCCCGCGCGTGGCCGAGGTGCCGCTCGGTGGCACCGCGGTCGGCACCGGCATCAACACGCCGAACGGCTTCCCGCAGCGCGTGCTCGAGCTGATCGTCGCCGAGACCGAGCTGCCTATCACCGAGGCGAAAGACCACTTCGAGGCGCAGGCCAACCGTGATGGTCTGGTCGAGGCCTCCGGTGCTCTCCGCACGATCGCCGTCTCGCTCACGAAGATCAACAACGATCTGCGCTGGATGGGCTCGGGCCCGAACACGGGTCTCGGCGAACTGCACATCCCCGACCTGCAGCCCGGGTCATCGATCATGCCCGGCAAGGTCAACCCCGTAGTGCCCGAGGCCACGCTCATGGTCTGCGCGCGCGTGATCGGCAACGACGCGACGATCGCGTGGGCCGGCGCATCCGGGTCGTTCGAACTGAACGTCGCGATCCCGGTCATGGGTACCGCGCTCCTCGAGTCGATCCGGCTGCTCGCCAACACGGTTCGCGTGCTCGCCGACAAGACCATCACGGGCCTCGAGGCCAACCTCGAGCGGGCTGCGTCGTACGCGGGCATGTCGCCCTCGATCGTGACGCCGCTCAACAAGCTGATCGGCTACGAGGCCGCCGCGAAGATCGCCAAGCACGCGGTCGCCGAGGGCATCACCGTCCGCGAGGCGGTCGTCGATCTCGGGTACCTCGAACGCGGTGAACTCACCGCGGAGCAGCTCGACGAGAAGCTCGATCTGCTCTCCATGACGCACCCGGGCTAACCCGGTCGTCAGGCCCGCCCCGACCGCGCCATAATCGGATCGTGAGTCAATCGCCGAGAATGTTCTCGGCGCGCGTGAAGACACTGGGGGCAATCCTCGTCGTGGCGTGCGTCGGGCTGATCGTCGCGGGCGCCGTCACGTTCTCGATCCAGTATTCGCGCACGATGGACGACATCGATGAGCGGCTCGTCCAGAAGATCTCGGCGCTGCGTTCGGCACAGGGGTACGGCTCCACGAGCGCTTACGTCGAGAGCATCGTCTCGGGCTTCCTCACCGCCGAGAACGAGGGCGTGATCGGTCTACTGAGCGACGGTTCCGAGGTGAGTCCCTACGGCGGCAATGGGTTCGTCTCGATGGAGTCGACCGCGTTGCAGGATGCGGGGCGCGCGTCGATCGGCGGCGACGGTGCCGTGCTCGGCACCGTCCGCACCGAGCACGGCGACGTGCGGTACATCGCGCTTCCGGTGGAGGTGGCGGGCGACCCCACGCAGGCCGTTTATCTGCGGGCTGTGGCGCTCGATGTGGAACTGTCGCCGGTCGCCTCAGCCATCATGACCTACGTCATCGCCGCGGTCTTGGTCATGGCCGCCACCGGAGTCGCGAGCTGGTTCCTCACCGGGCGTTTGCTCTCCCCGATCCGCCAGATGCGGGAGGCGGCGGATGCGGTCTCCTTCGACGATCTCGGCACTCGCGTGCCCGAGAGCGGCGACCATGAATTCGCCGATCTGTCGCGCACGATGAACTCGATGCTCGACCGGCTGGAGTCCTCGGTCAGCAGCCAGCGCCAACTCCTCGACGACATCCGCCATGAGCTCAAGACCCCGATCACGATCGTGCGCGGGCACCTCGAGATGATGGACGTCGACGACCGCAGCGACGTCGTCAGCATCCGGGAACTCGGCATCTCGGAACTCGACCGGATGACACGACTCGTCGACGACATCGACCTGCTGTCGTCGGCGCAGGGCGATCAGTTCGAAATGCGTCCCATCGACGTCGGGATGCTGACCGACCGCATCGGCGAGTTGGCCTCCGCGATCCCCGGGCATCCGTTCACCATCACGGCCCGCGGGCGCGGGGTCGTCGTCGGGGATGCGGACCGCCTGACCCAGGCGTGGCTGCAGCTGGCCGACAACGCGGCGAAGTACACACCCACCAACTCCCCCATCGAGATCGGCAGTGATCTCGACGGGAACGAGGCGCGACTGTGGGTGCGCGACCACGGTGCGGGCATCCCGCCCGCTGCGCGGCGACGGATCTTCCAGCGATTCGCCCGGGTCGACACGAATCGCAGCATCGAGGGATCCGGGCTCGGCCTCGCGATCGTCGAGACGATCGCGCAGGCGCACCTCGGGTCGTGCGCCGTCACCGACACCCCCGGGGGCGGGGCGACCTTCACGATCCACGTTCCCACGGGGCAGCACAGCTCCGCATCCGTCATTCCCACACCCGTGCGCGCCGGCGACGTCGTGCTGCAGCGAGAGGCCACCACATGACACTCATCCTCATCGCGGAAGACGAACCGAGGATCTCCTCGTTCGTCCGCCGCGGTCTCGAGTCGGCCGGATTCGCGGCCGAGGTGGTCGAGTCCGGTGACGACGCCCTGGACCGTGCCCTGTCGGGCGACGCCGACCTGCTGCTGCTCGACGTCGGCCTGCCCGGCCTCGACGGCTTTGAGGTGCTGCGGCATCTGCGCGGGCAGGGGTCGAACCTTCCGGTGATCATGCTGACCGCCCGCAGCAGCACCCGCGACACGGTGGATGGCCTCAACGCGGGCGCGAACGACTACGTGCCGAAGCCGTTCAAGTTCGACGAGTTGCTCGCCCGGGTGCGGTCTCGGCTGCGTGAGAACGTCGCCACCGGCAGCATCGCGATCGTGCACGGCGACGTCACGCTCGACGTCCTGTCGCGACGGGCGACCGTCACCGGCCGCGAGGTCGACCTGTCCGCCCGCGAGTTCGCCCTCGCCGAGCAGTTCCTCCGCCACCCCGGACAGGTA
It includes:
- a CDS encoding class II fumarate hydratase, producing the protein MAEIEYRIEHDTMGEVRVPASALYGAQTQRAVENFPISGDVLAPAQIVALARIKKAAAHANKALGTLDARIADAIARAADRIIAGEYADQFPIDVYQTGSGTSTNMNMNEVLATLATADLGDTVHPNDHVNASQSSNDVFPTSVHIAATQELIDDLIPALDHLAVALEAKAELWKDAVKSGRTHLMDATPVTLGQEFGGYARQIRLGIERVQSVLPRVAEVPLGGTAVGTGINTPNGFPQRVLELIVAETELPITEAKDHFEAQANRDGLVEASGALRTIAVSLTKINNDLRWMGSGPNTGLGELHIPDLQPGSSIMPGKVNPVVPEATLMVCARVIGNDATIAWAGASGSFELNVAIPVMGTALLESIRLLANTVRVLADKTITGLEANLERAASYAGMSPSIVTPLNKLIGYEAAAKIAKHAVAEGITVREAVVDLGYLERGELTAEQLDEKLDLLSMTHPG
- a CDS encoding sensor histidine kinase, whose protein sequence is MKTLGAILVVACVGLIVAGAVTFSIQYSRTMDDIDERLVQKISALRSAQGYGSTSAYVESIVSGFLTAENEGVIGLLSDGSEVSPYGGNGFVSMESTALQDAGRASIGGDGAVLGTVRTEHGDVRYIALPVEVAGDPTQAVYLRAVALDVELSPVASAIMTYVIAAVLVMAATGVASWFLTGRLLSPIRQMREAADAVSFDDLGTRVPESGDHEFADLSRTMNSMLDRLESSVSSQRQLLDDIRHELKTPITIVRGHLEMMDVDDRSDVVSIRELGISELDRMTRLVDDIDLLSSAQGDQFEMRPIDVGMLTDRIGELASAIPGHPFTITARGRGVVVGDADRLTQAWLQLADNAAKYTPTNSPIEIGSDLDGNEARLWVRDHGAGIPPAARRRIFQRFARVDTNRSIEGSGLGLAIVETIAQAHLGSCAVTDTPGGGATFTIHVPTGQHSSASVIPTPVRAGDVVLQREATT
- a CDS encoding response regulator transcription factor; the protein is MTLILIAEDEPRISSFVRRGLESAGFAAEVVESGDDALDRALSGDADLLLLDVGLPGLDGFEVLRHLRGQGSNLPVIMLTARSSTRDTVDGLNAGANDYVPKPFKFDELLARVRSRLRENVATGSIAIVHGDVTLDVLSRRATVTGREVDLSAREFALAEQFLRHPGQVLSREQLLSRVWGLDFDPGSNVVDVYVRYLRAKFGHDRIATVRGAGYRWE